AAACCATCACCTACTGGGTTTACATCATCTACACTATCTTCTAAAACAACCACTTTATCTTCTAATATAGTCATGCGATATGGATCTTTATTAAAACTGATTGTATATTTACCCTGAGATACAACTATACTTTTATCTTTATCAGATACAGTTACCTTTTTATCTAATTGTCTATATTTTTCATTAACGAAATCATATTCTATATGAAATTCATTATCGCTGGAAACTCTTACAGCGATAATATTATTTATATAAAAGTTGATATCTATGATTAATTCATTATCTTCACTATCTATAGTATTAAGCTTAAGATTACCTTTTTCAAAAGTATAGCTTTCTAAGCTTACTGGATAAACATGTTGTTCATAACGATAATTATTATCTATCATACGCAATTACTCCTTACTGTTATTTTCTACATATTTAACTATATCCTTAGCTTCCTGTTCATTTTCCGCTTCCGTATGGATATATAAACCTTTAGCAGATAAATTCTCTAGTAATGGTTTCACATCACTTTTTGGTGACATAATGATTAGACTTTTACCCGCATTTTGAATTTGCTTTAGAGTATCTATATAATGGGATGCACTAAGTTGTCCTGCTACATGTGTCCATTGGATAGCCTTTAGTTTGTCCAAACTTAATATATATTTAAGATGTTTTGTTTGTTCGATACCGTCAAAATGGTAAACGGGATAGTCAATCCATTTTATTTGCTGCTGTAACTCTGGTAAAACAAATTCTTCATACATATCAGCTGATATCATTACTGATAAGTCACATTGCATTTGAGCTACCCTACCAGGTGCTAACACATGCATCCATGCATGTGCTCCACCACAGTTGACTTCTTTTGATATCTGATAAAATTTTTCGTTAGATATTGCCCATCCCTTGTTTATCACTTTAATAACATCTTTTAAAGCCTGTGGATTCATAGCCATGTCCATCAATACTTTAGATGACCCATATAGATGAGCGATAGCATCTATAGTACCGCAACTATCAGGCATACCAACAAAATATTTATCTCCTGCATAATCTGTCAAATACTTAGCTATTGCCAAATGTTTATTTAATACTTCTTCATTATAAGTATTTTGTTTGTTTTCTAAGTTATCCCATACAGGATCAAACCAAATAGTATCATTCCCATATGTTGGTTTTGTACCAAAGTAATTGCAATGACCTGATGTTCCATAATTCTGATAAACTATTGGAAGAGTCTCTCCTCCTAAGTATGTTTTTTCAAGTCTTTTTATATTATTGTCATATATGACTTCTGGATTTTCCCAGTAATCTATTAATGCTTCTTTATCATTAGTCATATCCCTGTCATTGTGAAACATTGATATGTTGGCTCCTTCATATTTTGGAGCAACCACAGATATACAAGCTCTTCCTGTGTATTCTTGTTCCCAGAATCCGTATAATCTTTCCCTAACTTTATCAATATCAGGTTTAAATATCATAATTTAACTCCTCTCTAAAGTTCAAGCAAGACTGTGACTATCTGAGCAGGTTTTATACTAAGTTTAATATTATTACCCTCTAGTTTAATCTGCTCTAGTTTTGTTTCTTTTAAGTCTGTCAAATGTACTTCATGTATATTTTTAGGTAATTCCAAATCAAAATCTTCTTTCTTATCTAATATACTGTATACCCTAAAAACAATCCCTTTTTGGTCTTCACTTATCTTTACTGTAGACAATCTTATATTTTTAGGTAGGTTAGATAAAAATTCAAACAAATCATTATTAAGAACTAAATTACCATCACTTGCTCTTAACTGTGATAAAATAATACTATGTATTTTTCTATCCGATTGCATATAAGCATTACTGTTTCGCCAATCTTTAATATGGTAAGTAATACCATAGTTGAATTCATGCCTACCTATGCATTGTGAATCTTTCGTTTCTATTGTCCAGCCTCCATTACCTTTCCTTGTTAGAAGGTCTGTTCTGGAAAGCCATCCTACACATCTTAATAATGTAAGTCTAACATATGTTTGATTATTACTGTTGACAGCTTCATATTCTGTTAATCCAAGGTTAGACATACTTAAGCCATATTCATCAGTTGATACATCTACGAATCCATGATTAGGATTGGTTGTTTGAGGATATTCAGCCCAATCTTCTGGAACTACTATATCCGTATTTCTTTTGGTTACTGCAAATGCTGTACTAGAACTGTTTTCCTTGGATAACACACCTGTTGGAAATTCAACTTGTATACGGTGATCTTTTGAATTATTATCTATAACAGTATTAAAATCTATTCTATCAATACCTTTGTATAATGTAACTTCAACTGCTATTTTCGATTGAGTCAATATAGAATCCCTTGTTTTTCTATCTTCTGTTAATTGCTCCGGCAAATTAAGCGTTCCATTAATTATAAAAGATTGTTTTATATCTCCTTTTCTATCTATAGCAACCTGAATGTCATTACTATCAAGTGAATATATTTTATCTTCTACAGGCCATGAGTATGTATATTCATCACCCGCGTCACCTTTATCAATTAATTTGTGAACACCTTTATGAACTTTATTGTTTTTCTTATCTAGTACTATTAAACTACAATCATTATAGTCAAACTCAATTCTGTAAAATTCATTCTCTATATGATTGTTATGTATTATTTCTATATTATTTTCTTTATTATTACTTTTATATACGTTCAGTAAATGTATTCCATAATTAAATTTTGGTAAATATATTCCAACTCTTACTCTGTTGACTTTATAGATTTCCGGTAGTTTATCATCATTAAGATATTGGTAATACTCTTTCTTCTTATCTAAAATTACATTATCCATCTTACGTCCATAATCATCTTTAATCATAAGAGATTCTGGTAGGTCAGGATGTACTATGGAATCTTCATAATCATCAATTATGGATTTTGCATAGTTCACTTCTTGAACTAGCATAGAATCCAAGTCTATATCTATTTCAACATAATCATTCAATCTATCTTGGCTAGGTTCAAATAGCATTAATTGTGCATCAGCTTTTTTATTATCTATACTTTTATCAAGCATTAATTTGATTTCAATAAATGATTGATTAATAAGCTGATCTTCTAGTTGTTCTACACAATTAAATCTTGTTTCCATCTCAGTATGTACTTCATCTATACTACAACCACATATACTATCATGAGGATGATTTTCCAAGATTTTTTTCCATAAATAATTACTATATCCCTCAAAATTTTCTTTATTACCCATTAACTTCTGTATAGCTTTAATAGGTTCTAGATATCTTTCCATTTTCTTTTGTACTACATGATTTCTCTGCTTTAATCTGATTCTTGTGGATAAAGTTCCTCCTAGTATGTATGATCTATCACCGTATCTTAATTCTCCTGAATATGTTTTCATTTCATTAAGATTAGACTTTATTTCATTTACACATTCTTCCATAGTAGATAATTTTATTTCAATATCTTTATCTGTTTTTCTATTGAAATTATTCACTATTTCTACTATGTCACTCTGAGCAGATATATGATCTGAACCGTTCATTAAAAGAACTACATCTGTCAAAGATTTTTCATGAAGATTTTCTACCATTTCTTCTATTCTGGATATAGTCTCATCTGTATTCAATAATCTGGCACTATTACCATATCCACATGGTAGATGAACACATAGAACCTTACAATCTTTATAAGGAGACTGAAAGTAGAACTCTGAGTCCTTCATAGCATTAGATGTACCTCTCCAGAATACCATTGTATCCATTCCCAAACCTTTTATAATCTGAGGCATTTGTTCTGGATGTCCAAAAGAATCTGGAAGATATCCCACATTCATTCTTCGGCCATATCTATCTGCGACTTTTGAACCTATGATATAATTTCTTATATGAGATTCACCACTAATCAATAATTCATCAGGAAGTATATACCATGGACCTGATAATATTTTTCCTGATTTTATTGCTTTCATTAATCGTTCTTGATTCTCTGGTCTGATTTCTACATAATCTTCTATTGCTATAGTTTGACCATCAAGCATAAAAGATACGTACTCTGGGGAATTGTCGATTATATCTAATATCTTATCTATCAATCTCACAAGTTTAATTCGAAAAGCTTCTCTAGTCAAGTACCATTCCCTATCCCAATGGGTATGGCATATTACATGTCCTTTAACCATATATATTCACCGCTTTCAATTCAATTATAATGTTATCTAGCCAATTAATTCTTATGTATATAATTTATTTTCGATCAATTAATCTTCTACTTTAGGTATTCTATCAATCATTGGATCAGTAAATATATCAAGCTCATCTCTGCTTGTCGTTGAGAATTCGGATACTATACAGCCTTGTTCTCCTGCTTGAAACCAATGTAAAGTATTAGGTCTTAAAGTATATTGTTCACCTGGACGTAATACTATTTCGCTAAAAACTGTAAAAACGTCTTCTTTATCTTGTGGAATTCTTGCTTTAATTACAACTGTTTTATCTCCTTCAACATATAAATAGACTTCACCGTATCTGCAACGGAATGTTTCTTCTTTTCCACTACAACCGTTTACTGATG
The sequence above is a segment of the Vallitalea longa genome. Coding sequences within it:
- a CDS encoding trimethylamine corrinoid protein 2; protein product: MIFKPDIDKVRERLYGFWEQEYTGRACISVVAPKYEGANISMFHNDRDMTNDKEALIDYWENPEVIYDNNIKRLEKTYLGGETLPIVYQNYGTSGHCNYFGTKPTYGNDTIWFDPVWDNLENKQNTYNEEVLNKHLAIAKYLTDYAGDKYFVGMPDSCGTIDAIAHLYGSSKVLMDMAMNPQALKDVIKVINKGWAISNEKFYQISKEVNCGGAHAWMHVLAPGRVAQMQCDLSVMISADMYEEFVLPELQQQIKWIDYPVYHFDGIEQTKHLKYILSLDKLKAIQWTHVAGQLSASHYIDTLKQIQNAGKSLIIMSPKSDVKPLLENLSAKGLYIHTEAENEQEAKDIVKYVENNSKE
- a CDS encoding alpha-mannosidase gives rise to the protein MVKGHVICHTHWDREWYLTREAFRIKLVRLIDKILDIIDNSPEYVSFMLDGQTIAIEDYVEIRPENQERLMKAIKSGKILSGPWYILPDELLISGESHIRNYIIGSKVADRYGRRMNVGYLPDSFGHPEQMPQIIKGLGMDTMVFWRGTSNAMKDSEFYFQSPYKDCKVLCVHLPCGYGNSARLLNTDETISRIEEMVENLHEKSLTDVVLLMNGSDHISAQSDIVEIVNNFNRKTDKDIEIKLSTMEECVNEIKSNLNEMKTYSGELRYGDRSYILGGTLSTRIRLKQRNHVVQKKMERYLEPIKAIQKLMGNKENFEGYSNYLWKKILENHPHDSICGCSIDEVHTEMETRFNCVEQLEDQLINQSFIEIKLMLDKSIDNKKADAQLMLFEPSQDRLNDYVEIDIDLDSMLVQEVNYAKSIIDDYEDSIVHPDLPESLMIKDDYGRKMDNVILDKKKEYYQYLNDDKLPEIYKVNRVRVGIYLPKFNYGIHLLNVYKSNNKENNIEIIHNNHIENEFYRIEFDYNDCSLIVLDKKNNKVHKGVHKLIDKGDAGDEYTYSWPVEDKIYSLDSNDIQVAIDRKGDIKQSFIINGTLNLPEQLTEDRKTRDSILTQSKIAVEVTLYKGIDRIDFNTVIDNNSKDHRIQVEFPTGVLSKENSSSTAFAVTKRNTDIVVPEDWAEYPQTTNPNHGFVDVSTDEYGLSMSNLGLTEYEAVNSNNQTYVRLTLLRCVGWLSRTDLLTRKGNGGWTIETKDSQCIGRHEFNYGITYHIKDWRNSNAYMQSDRKIHSIILSQLRASDGNLVLNNDLFEFLSNLPKNIRLSTVKISEDQKGIVFRVYSILDKKEDFDLELPKNIHEVHLTDLKETKLEQIKLEGNNIKLSIKPAQIVTVLLEL
- a CDS encoding D-lyxose/D-mannose family sugar isomerase, which encodes MISKEKYNKLRNVTLEMLSDCKIALSQEEKKHVEVADFGLDRIDEMGLQVITYVNTDRCCAKELVLTPWQICPEHRHPSVNGCSGKEETFRCRYGEVYLYVEGDKTVVIKARIPQDKEDVFTVFSEIVLRPGEQYTLRPNTLHWFQAGEQGCIVSEFSTTSRDELDIFTDPMIDRIPKVED